The DNA sequence ATGGACCGGATGGGATTTGAACCCACGACCATTGCGGGAAATAATTTCCTTACGCAGTGTGAGTGCGTCATCCAAACCAAACTAGACGACCGGTCCAACGAATCTACTAAAAGACGAGTTTTTTTATCTTTAGGTTGATTGAATATATTGTAATTACCTTGACCTTTTTTACTGATTTTGAAATTGAATGCTATGTCTTTACAAGAATTTGACTCTGTGATGGATAGAATGAAACTGGCTTTTGAATATGCTAATAATCTTGGGCAATATGTAGAAGCAACCAAAATACTCTTTCAAATAAACGAACAGTTACCTGATGATGTCCAATTAAACTTTGAGGAATTGGACACTCCTGATATGGCAAAATCGTTTATCCTCAAATACGAATCTAAACTAAAATCTGCGATTGCGAATTATAGACAAAGTTTGATGAATTTCTAATTCTATTTCTTGACGCCGAGGTTTCTGTTCTTTAGTCTCAAGTATGGATTTTTGCATTTTCTACATCTTGATGCACCTATATCGTTTCTACATCCACATTTGAAACAAATTCTCATAACAAGACGTGCTTGTTGTGCAATTCGTTTCTTTTCTGGATCTGTAATGGGCATTTAATTCTCTTCTAACTCTCTCTCTTTTATTTTAATCGGATTTTTCTATCTTCCCTGCTAGCAACACTGGGACTTCTACGGGTCTCTTTGCTACTGGAATGTTTGCCTTGTTAAACATTGATATTTTTGATTCTGCAGAACCATAAGTTCCCATGACAATTGCTCCTGCGTGACCCATTCTCTTTTCTTTGGGTGCTGCTCTTCCTGCAATATATGCCACAGTTGGTTTCTTAAACCCGCTATTGATAATTTTTTGTGCCAACATCTCCTCAGAATCTCCTCCGATTTCCCCTACAATTACCAGTCCTTCCAGATTTGGAATGTCTTTTACCATTTCAAATGCATCAATCAGTCTTGTCCCATTAATTGGGTCTCCACCAATTCCAATTGTGATTGATTGACCAAATCCTGAATTTGTAAGTGCATCTGAGATTTCATAAAGTAATGTTCCACTCTTTGATAAAACTGCAATATTTCCAGCTTTAAATGGCATGGCAGGCATAATCCCGACTTTGATTAATTCTGGAATCATTATACCTGGTGTGTTTGGTCCTATGATTATTGCCCCTTTCTGGTTTGCAAGATTTAGTGCTTCCATTGTATCTCGGATTGGAACATGTTCTGGGATTGCAACAAGTAATTTGATTCCTGCTTCTAATGCTTCTTTTGCTGCAGCAAGAAAGAATTTTGCTGGAACAAAAATAATTGAAATTTTTGCTTTAGTTGCATCTACTGCTTCTTGCATTGTGTTATAAATTGGAACACTTTCTTCAAATTTTTGGCCCCCTTTGCCTGGTGTAACTCCTGCAACTACGTTAGTTCCATATGTTATCATATTATGTGCATGTAGTGAACCATACGCGCCAGTAATCCCTTGAACAATCACTCCTTTTTTCTTATAGTCTGAATCTTCAGGTTTTCCTTTTAGTAGTTCAAATATATCTGTCATTTCTTTTTCCCCATTACTGCTGCATTAATTGCCTCTTCTACTGAACTGTAAATTTTAGTTCTGGATCCTTCTAGCATTTTTTTTGCTTTTTCTGATTCAGTACCTTTCAGTCTTGCAAAAACTGGCAAATCAATTAAATTATTTTCATATGCTTTGAGAAATGCTTCAGCTACTACTGTAGTCTTCACAATTCCTCCATAGAGGTTAACTAAAATCCCTTTTACTCTGTTAATTCTGCTAATCAAAGTTAATGCTTCATACACTGATTCTGTAGTTGCACCACCACCAACATCTAAGAAACATGCTGGTTTTCCTCCGTTATCTGATAACATGTCTAATGTAGACATTACAAGTCCTGCACCGTTTCCTACAACTGCAATATCTCCATCCAATTCCACTAGTGAAAACCCACTCTTCTCTGCCTGCTCTTCAATTTCTGTTTTCTCTTGATATTTCTGTAATTCTGGATGTCTGAAATTACTGTTGTCATCTGTTACAAATTTTCCATCCAGTGCCATGATCGTGTCATCTTGCATTATTGCAAGAGGATTAATCTCTGCAAGCTCTGCCTCTTTTTCAATTGTTAGTTTTGATAATTTTTTTAAAGTATCTATAAATCCATCAGCTGTCTTTCCTTGCAATCCCATCTCGTTTGCAACCTCTCTTGCAAGTTCATCTGAGACCTCTCCTAATCCAACCTCTTTGATGATTTGGTTTTTTACTGATTCAATTTCAACTCCTCCTTCAGCCGACGCAATTATTGTATAACTCCTCTTTGAGCGGTTCAAAAATAGTGACAGATAAAGCTCTTTTTTAATATCTGCCATCTTTTCAAGTAAAATTGCTCGTGCTTTTTCTCCTTTAATTGTCAAATCCATCACTTGGGGATATTTCAGCTCAAATTCATCATCGTTTTGGCACTTCTGAATGCCTCCTGCCTTTCCTCTACCTCCTACTGGAACTTGGATTTTAATAACAAACGGATATCCTAACTGCTTTGCATGTTTTCTACCTTCTTCAATATTTTTAGAAGATATACTATCAAGCAAGTTAATTCCATACTCTCGGAATAACTCTTTTGCCTGAAACTCCAGTAGTTGCATACAAAAATCCTGAATTTAAGGGTCTTTATTAACTATGATATTATCTTAGCTGCTCATCTAGAAAATCTACCATCTCTAAAAATCTGTCTTTGCTTTTTCTCAATAATTCTTGCGGATATTCCTCAATTGTAAATACAAACTGTTGGTGAAAACTTGGAACAAGCATTCCTCCTGAACTTACCATCTGTTCAATTACATATCCTTTGGTAAGCGTACATACAATTTCTTCATATGACCCTTCTTCTTCTTCAAGAGTTTGTCTGTACAGAACAATTGGCTTATCTGTTCTTGCAACAATATTTGATCCTTTTTCTAACAGATCTGATAAATGCTGTATCTGCCATGCATCTAAACTAATCTGTTTTACCACTTTATCTTTACGTATTTTTTCTATTTAACCGTAATAAAACAACACATATTCACAACTTGTCGTCAATAAAGAACACTAGTTGTGAATCTAAAAGAAATAAAATGGTGATTGGAAGTTATGTCATATCTAGTGCTCTAGAGTGTTTTCTTGTATGTGGTCTTTCACCAGAATACTTTCGTCTCATGTGTCCTGATGGTCTTCCATAAATTAACTCTAAGAACCATGACTCATGTTCAATCTCTTCAGCTAGGATGTCTTTTGCAATATCGTATGTGGCAGGATCTTTTCCTAGTGTTATCTGGCAAATTTTATTCCAGTTCACAATTGCACCTTGTTCTGCTTTGAGACATTTCTCTAGAATTGCTTTGTGGTCTGTTGGGTTTGCTGGAAGCTGAAGGAATTCACAACCAGAAATTTTGATAAATTCGATTGCATCATTTGGAAGAGATCCACCTAATTGATAGATTCTCTCTAGGCATGATTCAAAGTGGCTAAGATCCTCTAGTCTTGCATCTTCAATAATACCTTTCAATCCCTCTCCTTCTATACCTGTACAATGTGCCCTGAGGTTGGTAAAGTAGTAGTATGCAGTAAATTCTACTGCTGCATTTTTGATTAACTCTCTTAACAACTCATCAACATCAAGGCCGTTTTGCTTTAGAACGTTAATTCCAACAACATTTGGGTTTGATTCCGACATTTGCTTTTGTGATTAATGATTGTAATAAAAATATTACATTGAATTCCAAAACTCATTCTATAGATATTTTGATTTTTTGACCATCAATATCATCATCTTTGTATTTTTTACATGATTTTGTAAAATTCACCTGTTTTACTCGCACCAAAAATGCAAGTTCATCTGTTCTCTCTTTCATCATTTCTAATGACTCTTCATCCAAATCAAGGATTGATGCAATCTCTAGAACATCTGTAGGATTGTAACCTCTCTCTTTTCGAAGTGTTTGTAGTCGTCTTGCAAGATCTTTTACTAATCCTTTTGCCATCATTTCTCTATTTCTTGATGTTGAAATTAGTACAATGTAGTTGTCTCTTTTTGATAATGCAAAGTTTTCATCAGCATGAAAGTCTATGATAAAGTCTTGAATATCTAATGAAATTATTTCGTTATCTATATTAAAATCATACTTGCCATCTTTTTGTAATGTCGATATGATGTCATCAGGATTTGTTTTATTAAATGTGGATACTAATTTTCCCATGTGTTGTTTTGCTTTTGGTCCTATTCTTTTTCTTTCTAGTTCTATTACAGCTTTAATTGGTAATCCCAATTGTTTTAATTCTAATATCTGATCCAACCCTGATTCTTTTTCAGTTTCAACAACTGTGACTTTTTCTACATTTAATTGAGATTGTAACAGTTCTAATAATGATTCTAGTTTTATCTTCATACTTCTTTCTACACCAATCATTGCTTCATTTAGTGGCCATCTTCTCTTTAGTTTTCCTTTCATCCTTGCAGCAGATGATATGGATACGATATCTTTCATAATGTCAAATGATTCTTCAATTTTTTCACTAATGAGTGATTCTTGGTATTGAGGCCATTTGTCAAGTAAGATACTTTGTTTTCTATGAAATACTGTTTGATACAAATACTCACTAGTAAAAGGACAAAATGGATGAATCAAAATATCTAGAGTCTTAAGCACATTGCTAAGTACTGCATAAATTGCCAGACGCCTATTCTTTTTTATCTCATCCTCATCCCACAATTCTCCTCTTGTAATTGGAATGTATATTTGGCTTAGATTATTGATAATGAAATCATCTATTGCTTTTGCACTTTCGTGAAATTTACATGCCTCATTTTTTTCTGTAATTTTTTTTATGAGTCTCTGAAGTTTAGATAAAAGCCAAATGTCAGGTGATATAAGCAAATTATTTTGCTTTGCCCAATCAATTGTATTTGTTGGATCAAAATTATCGTATTGGCTATTTTGTTTAAAATACAGATGCAAATTAAATAATGTGTTAATTACCTGATATGGTCTTGACATTAGTTCTTTTGTGCTAAAACTAAGTGGCTCTATTGGACTTGCTTTCCACATAAAGTAAAATCTTATCAAATCAACAGGATATTTTTCTAATAATTCTTTGCCATCCAAAACATTCCCATGGCTTTTGCTCATCTTTCCTCCATTTTCATCCAAAACATGTCCTTGGAACAAAAATGCTTTGTAGGGAGGGGTCGGGGTATTATTTAAAATTACATTTTCAATTAGTAATGTGTAGGCCCATCCTCTAGTCTGATCAATTCCTTCAGTGAAGAATGGTGCTGGTATCTCATTTGCATATTCCTCATCTGTCAATGATGAATAGGGGGCTGATCCACTGTTATGCCAAGTATCTAAAACATACTCTTCTCTTTTTGTTTTAATGCTGTTGCATTTTTTGCACTTTATTATGATATTGTCAATCCATGGTCTGTGTAATTCAAAGTCTGGACCATCAGGTAAACTGTTTGCTGCTTTTACTATCTCTTCTCTTGTAAATAACCAGTTTTTTTCATTACAATTCTCACAATTCCAAACCGGCAAAGGACAACCCCAAACCCTCTCTCGAGAAATACACCATGGATGTCTTTCTTTGATTATTCCAAGAAATCTATTCTTTGGTTGTTCAAAAAAATACTCTACACTTTCTGCTGCTTCAATTGCCTTGTTTTTGAGCCTGTCTAATTTGTAAAACCATCCTCTTCTTGCTAGCCATACTATTGGATGATGAGATCTCCAACAAAGTGGATACTTGTGTTTTATTTTTCCAATCCTTACTAGTGCGTTACACTCTTTTAGATCCTCAACTATTATTCTATCTGCATCTCTTACAAATACCTCTTGATACTTTCCAGCCTTTGATGTAAATCTTACTTCGTCATCTATAGGATTAAAGATTTTGACGTTTCGTTTATTGGCAATTTTGATATCATCCTCACCATTTGCAGGTGATAGATGTACAATACCACTCCCTGTACTTGCATCAACAAATGTTTCAGACACTGCAACATGATAATTATCTAACTTGGCATATTCATTTAATTCTGGAATTAGATTCAATAAAGGATGAACATATTTTTTTCCTTCAAACTCTGAACCTTTTGAAGTCTTTTTGATCTTATAATTTTCAATTTTTAACTCTATCATTAATTCCTCTAGTCTTGTCTTGCCAACTACCCATGCTTCATCTTCTACATCGACATATGCATAATCTTCTTGAGGTTGAAGACCAACCATTGCATCTGTAACTAGTGTAAATGGCATCGTAGTCCATACAATCAAAAATGCATCTTCATCGACTAGTTTTACTTTGTAATATAATGAAGGATCTTTTACTTCCTCATATCCTTGATTCACTTCGGCATGACTAAGTGATGTTTGGCAGCTTGGGCAATATGCAATTACCGTAAAATCTTCTTCTAAAATTCCATTCTCGTGTGCTTTTTTTAATATCTGCCATTCTCTTTCAATAAACTCATCTCTGAATGTCCAGTATGCTTTTTCATGATTAAACGACATACCAAGCAATTCGTCAACTTTTACCCATGACTTGTTAAATTTTTCTACAGTTTTTTTGCATTCAGATACTATTCTTTCTATTCCAAACTGTTTGATAGCTTCTGTTTTTCCACCTGTGACTCCTAATTCTTTTTCCACCTGCAATTCTACTGGAAGTCCTTGAGTATCCCAGCCACCATTAAACTCTATTTTTTTCCCTTGAAGTGTGTTGTATCTATACCATAAGTCTTTGATGACCCTTCCTCTAAGATGCCCTGCATGTGGAACCCCATTCATTGTAGGTGGTCCCTCGATAAATCTAATCTTTTCAGGTTTGTCTGATGCAAAAATCTGTTTTTCTAGATCAATGGATTTGATGTACTCTTTTACTTGGGATTCTATTTCCTTTGCATCAAATTTTGTAGAAAGTTCCATCTGGATTTTGATATATGGGTGACATTATAAAGCTAAATTGATTCTACAAGATTTGGATTATATAATTGGTAAAAAGATTACCTTTGTTGGTAAATATCCTGATAATCGGTTCTGGTGGACGTGAACATGCATTATCTTGGAAATTGTCTCAAAGTGACAATGTAGAAAATGTTTTTACTGCACCTGGTAATGGTGGAACTCCAAACAATCTTCCGATTAATATTGATGACCTAGATGGATTAATCAATTTTGCCAAAAAGAATAATTGCTTTACTGTAGTGGGCCCTGAAGCTCCACTGGCTGCAGGAATTGTTGATAAATTCAATGAAAATAACCTCAAAATTTTTGGACCATCCAAGCAAGCGGCTCAACTAGAATCAAGTAAAATATGGGCAAAGAATTTCATGAAGCGTAATGATATTCCTACATCTAGATTTGAAATTTTCGATGATGCTCAAAAAGCGCAAAAATATGTAGAATCACTTGATTATAATGTAGTCGTAAAGGCTGATGGACTTGCATCAGGAAAAGGTGTGATTGTATGCAATAATAATGAAGAAGCAAAATCTGCCATTGAAACAATTCTGATAAAAAAGACATTCGGTGACGCAGGAAATCGAATTATTATTGAAGAGCGAATTGACGGAATAGAAGCGTCATACATTGCACTCTCTGACGGTAATTTGGCTATTCCTATGGCAACAAGTCAGGATCATAAGAGAATTTTTGATGATGATAAAGGACCAAATACTGGTGGAATGGGTGCATATTCACCTACACCGATAATTGATAATTCACTTGCAAAAAAAATCCAAGAAGAAATTATTGATAAAACAATAATTGCCATGAAAAATGAAGGCATCCTCTTTAAGGGATTTTTGTATGCAGGTATAATGATTCGTGATAATAAGCCATTTGTTTTAGAGTATAATGTAAGGATGGGTGATCCTGAATGCCAACCTATTATGATGAGGATGAATTTTGACTTGTATGATTACTTTGTAGCAAGTATTGAAGGAAAATTGTCTTCAATGCCTCCACCTACTTGGAAAAAAGAATCTGCTGTATGTGTTGTTTTGGCATCTAAAGGATACCCAGAATCATATCCTACCAATGAGGAAATATCTGGATTTGATTCTGTCTCAAGTGATGTTTGTGTATTTCATGC is a window from the Nitrosopumilus sp. genome containing:
- the dps gene encoding DNA protection during starvation protein — its product is MSESNPNVVGINVLKQNGLDVDELLRELIKNAAVEFTAYYYFTNLRAHCTGIEGEGLKGIIEDARLEDLSHFESCLERIYQLGGSLPNDAIEFIKISGCEFLQLPANPTDHKAILEKCLKAEQGAIVNWNKICQITLGKDPATYDIAKDILAEEIEHESWFLELIYGRPSGHMRRKYSGERPHTRKHSRALDMT
- the ileS gene encoding isoleucine--tRNA ligase produces the protein MELSTKFDAKEIESQVKEYIKSIDLEKQIFASDKPEKIRFIEGPPTMNGVPHAGHLRGRVIKDLWYRYNTLQGKKIEFNGGWDTQGLPVELQVEKELGVTGGKTEAIKQFGIERIVSECKKTVEKFNKSWVKVDELLGMSFNHEKAYWTFRDEFIEREWQILKKAHENGILEEDFTVIAYCPSCQTSLSHAEVNQGYEEVKDPSLYYKVKLVDEDAFLIVWTTMPFTLVTDAMVGLQPQEDYAYVDVEDEAWVVGKTRLEELMIELKIENYKIKKTSKGSEFEGKKYVHPLLNLIPELNEYAKLDNYHVAVSETFVDASTGSGIVHLSPANGEDDIKIANKRNVKIFNPIDDEVRFTSKAGKYQEVFVRDADRIIVEDLKECNALVRIGKIKHKYPLCWRSHHPIVWLARRGWFYKLDRLKNKAIEAAESVEYFFEQPKNRFLGIIKERHPWCISRERVWGCPLPVWNCENCNEKNWLFTREEIVKAANSLPDGPDFELHRPWIDNIIIKCKKCNSIKTKREEYVLDTWHNSGSAPYSSLTDEEYANEIPAPFFTEGIDQTRGWAYTLLIENVILNNTPTPPYKAFLFQGHVLDENGGKMSKSHGNVLDGKELLEKYPVDLIRFYFMWKASPIEPLSFSTKELMSRPYQVINTLFNLHLYFKQNSQYDNFDPTNTIDWAKQNNLLISPDIWLLSKLQRLIKKITEKNEACKFHESAKAIDDFIINNLSQIYIPITRGELWDEDEIKKNRRLAIYAVLSNVLKTLDILIHPFCPFTSEYLYQTVFHRKQSILLDKWPQYQESLISEKIEESFDIMKDIVSISSAARMKGKLKRRWPLNEAMIGVERSMKIKLESLLELLQSQLNVEKVTVVETEKESGLDQILELKQLGLPIKAVIELERKRIGPKAKQHMGKLVSTFNKTNPDDIISTLQKDGKYDFNIDNEIISLDIQDFIIDFHADENFALSKRDNYIVLISTSRNREMMAKGLVKDLARRLQTLRKERGYNPTDVLEIASILDLDEESLEMMKERTDELAFLVRVKQVNFTKSCKKYKDDDIDGQKIKISIE
- a CDS encoding acetate--CoA ligase family protein; amino-acid sequence: MQLLEFQAKELFREYGINLLDSISSKNIEEGRKHAKQLGYPFVIKIQVPVGGRGKAGGIQKCQNDDEFELKYPQVMDLTIKGEKARAILLEKMADIKKELYLSLFLNRSKRSYTIIASAEGGVEIESVKNQIIKEVGLGEVSDELAREVANEMGLQGKTADGFIDTLKKLSKLTIEKEAELAEINPLAIMQDDTIMALDGKFVTDDNSNFRHPELQKYQEKTEIEEQAEKSGFSLVELDGDIAVVGNGAGLVMSTLDMLSDNGGKPACFLDVGGGATTESVYEALTLISRINRVKGILVNLYGGIVKTTVVAEAFLKAYENNLIDLPVFARLKGTESEKAKKMLEGSRTKIYSSVEEAINAAVMGKKK
- the purD gene encoding phosphoribosylamine--glycine ligase, whose amino-acid sequence is MVNILIIGSGGREHALSWKLSQSDNVENVFTAPGNGGTPNNLPINIDDLDGLINFAKKNNCFTVVGPEAPLAAGIVDKFNENNLKIFGPSKQAAQLESSKIWAKNFMKRNDIPTSRFEIFDDAQKAQKYVESLDYNVVVKADGLASGKGVIVCNNNEEAKSAIETILIKKTFGDAGNRIIIEERIDGIEASYIALSDGNLAIPMATSQDHKRIFDDDKGPNTGGMGAYSPTPIIDNSLAKKIQEEIIDKTIIAMKNEGILFKGFLYAGIMIRDNKPFVLEYNVRMGDPECQPIMMRMNFDLYDYFVASIEGKLSSMPPPTWKKESAVCVVLASKGYPESYPTNEEISGFDSVSSDVCVFHAGTKQLDGKILSNGGRVLGVTALGDSLESAILNAYVEVEKISWPHKYHRKDIGQKGLSYL
- a CDS encoding CoA-binding protein, giving the protein MTDIFELLKGKPEDSDYKKKGVIVQGITGAYGSLHAHNMITYGTNVVAGVTPGKGGQKFEESVPIYNTMQEAVDATKAKISIIFVPAKFFLAAAKEALEAGIKLLVAIPEHVPIRDTMEALNLANQKGAIIIGPNTPGIMIPELIKVGIMPAMPFKAGNIAVLSKSGTLLYEISDALTNSGFGQSITIGIGGDPINGTRLIDAFEMVKDIPNLEGLVIVGEIGGDSEEMLAQKIINSGFKKPTVAYIAGRAAPKEKRMGHAGAIVMGTYGSAESKISMFNKANIPVAKRPVEVPVLLAGKIEKSD
- a CDS encoding 50S ribosomal protein L40e; translation: MPITDPEKKRIAQQARLVMRICFKCGCRNDIGASRCRKCKNPYLRLKNRNLGVKK